The genomic stretch ATATGCTCTCGACCTGGCCCGTGACACGCTTCGCACCCTTTCTCCGCCTCCTTATATTTCGGACTGGTGATGGTCAGAAAGTGTGCCGTTCGCGTGAAATGCGTATAGAGGTCTTCGTGGCACATCTTGCAGGCTTCGGACCCAGCATAGGGGCTCTCCGGTTGTTGCGAGGAGAGGAATGACGTCCACCGCGCACCAACGTCAGTCCGCTCAGGAGGCGCTGTTCCCGGTTTCGATCGAACCGTTCGTTCGGTGCCGAGGACGAAGCCAAGTGTCAGTCCAAGGAGCACGGCGGCGAGAACGCTGGGGCGCAGGAGGACGCGTCCGAGGTCCCGCCTCATGCGCGAAAGGGAGTGGGCGCGCGTCGTCATCACTCACCTCACACCGTTGACGTTCTCCCGAATGTTGAGCTGCTGCAAGATCGGCGGATTCGGCTCTTCGATGGCCAGAAGTGTATGGCAGAGGTCGCAGCTTTGGCTGATGGTCCGCCCGTCTTTGCTCACGTGTTGCTCGTCATGGCAGCGGAAGCAGCCAGGGAACCGCGTGTGTCCGATGTGATCCGGATATGTCCCCCAGGTCACCTTCATCGAGGGGAAGACATTCCGGCGGTAGATGGCATGCAGCTCGCGGATCGCGGCCTCGATCACCTCGCGGCGGGAGCGGAAGACGTCGGGATACTTCTCCTGGTAGAATGCGCGGACGCGCCGAGCGATCTCTTCGGCCGCATCCCCCGACGTGTTGGCCGCTGCGCGCAGGACTTCGACGCCGAGTTTCTTGATGTAGGGGAGCGTGCGATCAATGCGGCCGGCGGCCAAGGCTTCGTCCATCGCTTGATCCGGGAGCTTGAAAATGTGCGTCGGGCGATTGTGGCAGTCAATGCAATCCATGACGCGACGTTCGGCACGAGCCAGTTGCTCAGGCGTCAATTGCGCGTCCTGGGCGACGAATTCCGTGACGCGTCCGTCGGCCTCGCGCACTTGAATCCAGGGGATGATCTGTCGCTGCTTGTCGGCGGCGATGTAGATCGTCTGTCGGTTCGGCGCGATGTGCCAGCTATGGATGCCGCCGTAGCCGGACGTGCCGCCGCCGATATGCATGAGGAGGACGGTCTTGAGTGGCGTGTTCGCTTCATCTTCGGCGAAGCGCGTGATGATCTTAACCCGATCTCCGGTGAATTTCTCCGGCCAGTGGCATTGCTCGCACGTGTCGCGCGACGGACGGAGGTTTTCGACCGGCGTCGGAATCGGGCGCGAGTACGTGTTGAGCGCCGTCGCGAAGACCTGTCCTACGCCCGAGAGCTTCGAGCGCACGAACCACGGGGCGCCGGGACCGATGTGGCACTCGACGCATTTCACGCGGGAGTGCGGCGAGCCGAGATAGGCCGTATATTCCGGTTCCATGACGGTGTGGCACACGGTGCCGCAGAATTCGACCGAATCCATGTAGGTCACGCCCTTGTACGTCGTCAGGGAGATGATGAACAGATTGACGACCGTGAGGATGCTCACGATCCCGGCCGTGCGTCGTACCGAGGCGCGGTTGAAATCAATGCACGGATAGGGATCGTGCGAAGTTGGATTCGTCGAAGCACCGCGCTTGAGCATCCGCTTTCGCTCCCAATACAGACCAACGGGGATCAGAAGGAGCCCGAAGACGAACACTCCCGGCAGAACGAGGAACGCCATGATCCCGATGTACGGCGTGTCATAGAAGCCGAGCAGGCCGAGGATCATGAACGCGAGGATGAGCAGGGCGCTAATGGTCGTGAGGGTTCCTCCCAAAGCCGTGATCCAGTTTCGGCCCACCAAGCGCATCAGGTCCCAGAACCATAGTTTCAAACGTTTGATCATCCCACCGATCATCTTGCTTCCTCTCCCGAAGCGGGGGGATCCCTATGCGGATTCCCCGTGACCTCTGCCGAAGCCTCCACCAAGTCTTCCGAAGGAGCGAGGGGGTGGGCAGAGACTGCCGCGCCTTCCGGAGCCACATCACGGGGAGCAGCCTCGACGTTTTCCGCCGGGCTGGCCGTCGCAAGGCGCGCGTAATCCAGCGGATGCTCATGCTGATACCATCGAGCCGAGACGCGCCCGTCGAGCCATGCCCAGTTCATGGGATAGACATCCGGATCGAAGATGACGTGATAGAGGTGCCAGATGAAGATGGCAAGCGTCGCCAGCACGGCCTCGTAGAAGTGGATCGCGAGGGCGACGTCCACGACCCATCCCGGAAGCCATCGCGTCGTCTGCGCCTTGAACCACACCATCAATCCCGTCACGCCCATGATGATCGTTCCCCAGACGAGCGCCCAGTACTCGAACTTCTCGATGTAGCTGCACCGATCGAACAGCGGACGGTTGGGGCTTAGACCGAAATAGTAGCGCATGTTTTGAATGAGATCGGCGAGGTCCTTCCGCCCCGGGCGCATGTCGCGCCAAACCTGTCGGCCTTCGGGTGTCGCTATAATGTAGACGAGGTGGTAGGCTCCAACGCCGAGCAACACCACACCGGCCACTCGATGGGCGATTCGACGGAAGGCTTCGCTGGAACCGAGCAGCCACGCTAACCAAGAATCCGGATACTTCAACGCGAAGCCCGTGAGCACGAGCGTGAAGAAGCTCGTCAGAAGGAGCAGGTGTTGCCATCGTTGTCGCGACGTCAGGCGAATGATCGAACGGTCCTCGAGCGCGCGCCGCGCTAGGGCTTTCTTTCGCCACATCGCCCCATTGTGCAACACCATCAAACCGATGGTGATGGCGATGAGCCACAGGTAGAGACGTCGCACCCATTGTTTGGCAATGCTCCCGATGTCTTCGGAGACGGGGACTTCCGCATGAATCTTCACGCGCGCGAAATTCTCGCTGGCCCCCGGATGACATTGCCCGCAGGTGCGCACGAGATTGGCTTTGTGCACCATGGAGCGCGGATCGGAGGAGGGAAGGATGTTATGGACGCCATGGCAACTGGCGCAGTTGGCGACGACCGTGGAGCCGAGTCGCGAGGCGCGTCCGTGATAGCTGTCCAGATAGGTGCTCACTCGTCCACCCGGCACACCGAATTCCTGCGTCAGGCGAACGCCTTCGTGGCATTGTCCGCACGTCGTGCGCGCGAGTGCTTGTTGCGCGACCGGGGAGGTCGGATCAATATGCGGCTTGATCAGGTGAATGCCGTGGCAATCCGTACATACGGGCGATTGCCAATTCCCTCGGCGAATGGCCTGGCCATGGATGCTCTCCATGAACTCGTCGCGGATGCTCGCATGGCATTGGCCGCAGGTCCCTGGCACATTGAATTTGAAGATAGGCGACTTCGGATCTGCTCCCGAACGCACGTCGTGGCTGTGGTGGCAATCGGTGCACACCGCCGCGCGCGTGGATCCGGCCGCGACCGCTCGCCCGTGAACGCTCTGCTGATAGGCGAAGAACGGCTGCGTGGTGATCCCCGCAGGCTCCACGACGAACTGCACGCCGTGACAAGCCCCGCAGGTTTGAGGGATATTCGTACGATGCGTCTTCGATCGTTGGTCGCGCGAAGGTAAAATCGTGTGCGCATTGCCGTGACAGTCGGTGCAGCTCGCCCCTCGCGCGCGTCCATCTCGCGTGGCCTTGGCGTGCAGGCTCTCCGCATAGGCGGCTTCGGCGTCCGGGTGGCAAGTGGCGCAGGAGACTTTCTGCGGCGGCGGCTCATGCGGATAGTCCCGAACATCCGTATGACAATCCACGCATTCGAAAGCGCCATGGACCGACGCCTTGAACGCGCGCTCGCTGACGTGAACGCTCACGGTCTGGCCGTTCACCGACTTGCTCAGATTCGGATCATTGTGACAGGCCAAGCATTCGGCCGAGCTCGGCCGCGGAGCCGGTGCGCGGCGGGACGTTTGCGCGTACGTCGGCCAGCTGAGGGCCAAGAGAACAAGCAAGAGAACGAGAATGAACGAACCGCGCGCGCATTCGCGCCAACGAGGTTTCCTCATCTGCCCCGTTCTTCTCGTCATCGAGCTCACATCGCGTATGCAAGCCGCGTGCCGTCCTCGATTATCTCGCCGAAATCCGACCTATTCCTCGCAAGATGATCGAGTTGACCAACACAAGTATAACCGATGCCGAGTGGGGGATTACACCCGAAGCGGGCCTTCTCACTCAGGGTATGGAAAAGAAGCGCCGGTTCGGGAGCTTGGGGACTCCCGAGACGAGAATGCTGCAGCGTGAATCGAGCGCTCCCTTCGAAGCTCGTTCTCGCGACAATGGCAGGGAATTTCACCCGATGAAGGGGCTGATTCCCCGATATTGGAGATCGGCAGTGGACTTCGAGAGCTTCGCCCGTGCAGCCAGGCACCCGCTCTCTCAAGGCTCTTTGGTCTTCGAGAGGACGTCCATCGCCCGCCTGGGATGTCGTTTGCCAAACCCTATATTGCGGGCGAGATCGCACAGGTCCCGCTCAGTTGTGCGGTGTGCGTGCGAGGATTTTAGGATGGGCGCAGGCCTCCTGTGAGGAAGCGCCGCTGTGACTTTGGTCACAGTCTTCGCCGCCGAGGGCGAGGTAGATGTCGCCGCGACGGCGATGGACCAATCGCAAATCGGTTCGAGTAGTGAGCGCGAGGAAAGACGCCATGCGT from Blastocatellia bacterium encodes the following:
- a CDS encoding cytochrome b/b6 domain-containing protein; the protein is MRKPRWRECARGSFILVLLLVLLALSWPTYAQTSRRAPAPRPSSAECLACHNDPNLSKSVNGQTVSVHVSERAFKASVHGAFECVDCHTDVRDYPHEPPPQKVSCATCHPDAEAAYAESLHAKATRDGRARGASCTDCHGNAHTILPSRDQRSKTHRTNIPQTCGACHGVQFVVEPAGITTQPFFAYQQSVHGRAVAAGSTRAAVCTDCHHSHDVRSGADPKSPIFKFNVPGTCGQCHASIRDEFMESIHGQAIRRGNWQSPVCTDCHGIHLIKPHIDPTSPVAQQALARTTCGQCHEGVRLTQEFGVPGGRVSTYLDSYHGRASRLGSTVVANCASCHGVHNILPSSDPRSMVHKANLVRTCGQCHPGASENFARVKIHAEVPVSEDIGSIAKQWVRRLYLWLIAITIGLMVLHNGAMWRKKALARRALEDRSIIRLTSRQRWQHLLLLTSFFTLVLTGFALKYPDSWLAWLLGSSEAFRRIAHRVAGVVLLGVGAYHLVYIIATPEGRQVWRDMRPGRKDLADLIQNMRYYFGLSPNRPLFDRCSYIEKFEYWALVWGTIIMGVTGLMVWFKAQTTRWLPGWVVDVALAIHFYEAVLATLAIFIWHLYHVIFDPDVYPMNWAWLDGRVSARWYQHEHPLDYARLATASPAENVEAAPRDVAPEGAAVSAHPLAPSEDLVEASAEVTGNPHRDPPASGEEAR
- a CDS encoding NapC/NirT family cytochrome c is translated as MIGGMIKRLKLWFWDLMRLVGRNWITALGGTLTTISALLILAFMILGLLGFYDTPYIGIMAFLVLPGVFVFGLLLIPVGLYWERKRMLKRGASTNPTSHDPYPCIDFNRASVRRTAGIVSILTVVNLFIISLTTYKGVTYMDSVEFCGTVCHTVMEPEYTAYLGSPHSRVKCVECHIGPGAPWFVRSKLSGVGQVFATALNTYSRPIPTPVENLRPSRDTCEQCHWPEKFTGDRVKIITRFAEDEANTPLKTVLLMHIGGGTSGYGGIHSWHIAPNRQTIYIAADKQRQIIPWIQVREADGRVTEFVAQDAQLTPEQLARAERRVMDCIDCHNRPTHIFKLPDQAMDEALAAGRIDRTLPYIKKLGVEVLRAAANTSGDAAEEIARRVRAFYQEKYPDVFRSRREVIEAAIRELHAIYRRNVFPSMKVTWGTYPDHIGHTRFPGCFRCHDEQHVSKDGRTISQSCDLCHTLLAIEEPNPPILQQLNIRENVNGVR